The stretch of DNA AATGTCCTGGTTCTGCTCATGGTTGTTCTCCGACCAGCTCGGCGGACGGGGCCGCGTAGGCATAGTGCAGGCGCGCCGCCAACTGCTGACGTGCGCCGTCCAGTGCGATGGCTTCCAACTCGGCGTCAATGCGCTCGCGGCGGGCGGCAATCACTTCCATCAGGCCACCGTTCGCGCCGCGCCAGGCCGCGCTGGCCAGTTGCACTTTCTCCCGGGCCAGCGGAACCAGCACCGTGCGTTGCCGGGTCACGGCCCTGGCCAGGCGCCGGTACTCGGCAAGGTCTGTCTCCAGCATGGCGGTGTGTTCACGCAAGGCCGCTTCGCGCTCGGCGTCGAGCGCCACACGCGCGGCGCGTCTGGCCGCGATGCGCGGGTTCTGACGGCTCGCCGCGAACAACGGCAGATCAAAAGTCACCTGCACCATGGCCATGTCGCTGAACTGGGAACCCCGCTCCTGGTAGGCAAGCTCCAGGGCCCAGTCGGGTTTCCGGGTAGCCACCGCGGCGGCTACCTCGGCATCCAGCACCTGCAGTTTGGAGTCGAAGATCATCAGCTCCGGGTGTCGATGCAACGCGTGTTTCAGGACATCGTCGGCAATCGGCCAATCGGGAGCTGTCCCCGACAGCGGCGCGTCGGCCGATGCGCCGACCCAACGCCGCAGCGCCGCCATGGCCTGGTCGCGCCGCGCGACCAGTTCGTCCGCACGGCCGTCGATCAGCGCCGCTTCCTGCCGCGGCGCAACGGCGTCCGTCGCCGGACTTTTGCCGCCAGCGATCTGCGCACGCACCGCCGCCTCGAACAGGCGGTTTTCTTCAAGCAGCGCATCGATATAGGCGAGTTGTTGCTCGACGCTGGCCCTCGCGATCCAGGCGACTGCCGTCTCGCGCAGCACCAGTTGCCGGGTGATCTGGCTTTCGGCTTCAGCGACCGCCACCTCACCGTCGGCCCGCTCGACCCGAGCCCGCCGTTTGGCGCGATTCGGAAACTCCTGCATCACGCCAACGCGGCGCATGGTCATGAAGTCCTCGGTAAGCCGATAGCGGTCCGGCCCGTTAGTGGGCAGGTTATCGACGCCCAGACTCAGCTTGGGGTCGGGTAGCGCGCCGGCCGGGATAGCCGCCTGACGGGCGGCATCGATCTGCGCCGCGGTCATACGCAAGGCGGGCGTGGCGCTCACAGCCAGGGCCAAAGCTTCACTGAAAGACAGGGAAGCGGCCGCCACTGGGCCGGCGGTACAGGCCGCCAGCAGCAGAACTGCGCGAGCGGCAGGTGTGATTCGCAAAGGCATGCTCAAGCTCCAAACGATTCGGCGCGGACAGGACTGGAACAGCCAGCCGCGCGAAGCACACCGGCCGACTGGCGTGGACAGCCCACGCGTAGCCGGCGGTGTGGTCAGGGAGTCAGAGCGAAGTGGGAGGTCGCCAGATGGCGCCGGGATGAAAGCCTGCCCGCGTCGGAACCGCACACGGCGACCCGGTACAAGCCTGGGGGAATACAGGCGCCGCCAGCGACGCTGTCAGCATGGCGACGCTACCGGCAGCGCAGTCCTGGCCGGTCTTGCAGGGCTTGCCCGTCCTGGCAGCAGCGTCGGCATCGTTGCAGCAGTCATGCGCGCCGGGCATCTCGACCGTCGACGCGGCCATGGTCGCCTCCATCGGGCACGGCGCAGACAGCACCACGCCGAACGTACTGCCCTGTACGGGCAGTGCGAGGCATAGCAGATACAAAAACAGGCGTTGTAACTGGCGCATGACCTGCCTTGTATGCCGTAACGACAGGCGCTTGTCCAGCACCTCACAGGCCAGCATTGGCGTCCCGGTACTGCTCATACGGGCTATCCTGCGGCGTCCGGGGGCACAGGACCGCATCGCCATGACAGTTGATACCGAAACCTTGGTTCAGCTTGCCAGCCGCCTGCAGCAGGCTGCTGTTGACCGGCAGTGCGGAACACCGCTCAGCGATGAGTTCCCACACCTGGACGAGGCCGATGCGTATGCCATTCAGGACGCGCTGGTGCGTCTGAAAGGCGGCGTGCGCAGCGGCTACAAGCTCGGCTTCACCAGCGCTGCCATGCGTCAGCAGATGGGAGTAGACAGCCCCAACAGCGGTGTGTTGCTCGATTCCATGCGCCTTACCAGCCCGGTCTTGGGGGCCGGCGTGCTGATTCAGCCGCGGGTGGAGCCTGAAATCGCCATTCTCCTGGAGTGCGATCTCGAAGGCCGTGAGCTGACGCCCGAACACGTGGCCCGCGCAACCGCGGCGGTGATGCCGGCGATCGAAGTCGTGGACAGCCGCTACGCCGATTACCGCTTCAAGACCGTCGACAACATCGCCGACAACAGCTCGGCCGCGCGTTACCTGCTGGGGCCGCCGCGCGCACTGGCGGACGTGGACGATCTGCAACTCCTGGGCGTGCAGCTGAGCATCGATGGCGTCGTGGTAGACCAGGGTCTGGGCGCGGCAGCGCTGGGTTCGCCGCTGGCCGCGGTGGCCTGGCTGGCGCGGCATCTTGCCGAGCGCGGCGCACGGCTGCAAGCCGGCCAGGTCATCCTCACCGGGGGCCTGACCCGCGCCCATGCGCTGAATCCCGGCCACACAGCGCTGGCGGAATTCGGCGGCGGATTGGGCAGCTTGATGTTGCAGCACGCGCTGACCGGCGCCTGAGCGAAAATCGGTCAATCGGGCCCTTCCAGGCGATCCCGACCGTTGTGTTTGGCCCTGTACAAGGCCGCGTCGGCACGGGCGACCACACTGGCGTCATCATCCCCCTGCGCCAAAATCGCATAGCCGACCGAACAGGTGAGCATGGTGTCGGGCCCCAGCGCCGGCAAGCGCAAGGCACGCACCCGCTCGAACAAGCTGTCCACCAGGCGCTGCACCTCGGCCGGGCCCTCGACGAACACCAACACGGCGAATTCCTCGCCGCCGTAACGCGCCACAAAGTCGTCCAGGCGCAGGAAAGAGCGACTCAGCAAGTTGGCAAACGCTGTCAACACGCCATCGCCGGCCTGATGACCGCAGCGGTCGTTGATGGACTTGAAGTGGTCAAGGTCCAGCATCAACAAGGCTAGTGTCTGCCCCCCGGCAAACGACAGATCGATATAACGCCGCAGCGCGGCGTCAAACGCGCCACGGTTGTACAGCTGCGTCAATGGATCAAGCTGCATCTGGCGCCGCGCATCCTCGAGCGCCTGACGGATATCGGCAAGGCTGGTTCCCAGCTCTCGCGCCTGGGACTCGAATTCCTCTCTGGCCTGCTCTGCCTCCTGCGCACGCTGACGCAGCTCGGTCAGCTGCTGGGTGAGCGTGGCCCGCTGGGTATTCAGAGTCGCGCGCATCTGGCCTGCCATGGTCGCGAACTCGGCCCGCAGCTGCTCCACCGAGTCCCCGGCCAGCAGCGTCTGCACCCGTTGCAGACCCGCCTCCACGGCACCGGCGGCTTCGCCATAGGCCACGCTGGCATCCCGCAAAGCGCCGAGCAGGTCCTGCGCCAGTCCGTTAAGTTCGCGCTCGCGTCGTTGTACGCCGTTCTGCTCGGCCTGCCGGCGCTCGCGAAAAAATGCCTGTGCCGGCACCCACTGCCGTTGCGGGGGGGCATCAGCCGTTGGCGCCAGCCCTGGCGGCGGCGCACCGGTCAGCAAATGGCGCGCCCAATCGTCAAAGCCCTTGTAGAAGCCGGCCGCCGACGTCCCCTGACCGGGCAGGGGGTGATTGGCGATGGCACGAAACACCGCCGCCAGAGTCTCTACCGAAGCCTCGAATTCAGGTGTTGGCATGAGATTTTCGGACCGGGGGGTGGTACGGTGTAATCGACCCAGGGGCTGCTTTCTTGAGGAGGAACCCAGTATGGCACTCGAGGGCCTGGACCACTGCGCCATCCGCACCACGCGCCTGGAACAGACGCGCAGTTTTTATGTCGATGGGCTCGGCCTGGAAGTCGGCCCGCGCCCGCCGCTGAGTCTTCCCGGCTACTGGCTGTACGCGGGCGGGCAGGCGGTGGTCCACCTGATGGAAATCGGCTCGCATTATGAGGCCGACGTGTTTGGTCAATCCGTGACCGACCAGCGCGGCGCCGAAGGCCCGGGCGTGGATCACCTGGCCTTCCGGGTCAGCGGTCTTGCCGCGATGCGTGAACGCCTCAGCGCGCTCGCCATCCCCTACCGGGAGCTGTCCATGAGCGCGGCGGACCTGCATCAGGTATTCGCGGTCGATCCCAATGGCGTGATCGCCGAACTGAATTTCAAGGCCAGTGCCGAGGGCGTCTGAGTAGCCCCGACCGTCAGTCGGCAGCGTGGTAGCTGGCGACCCGTTCAACTTCCTCACGCGAGCCCATGATCACCGCGACACGCTGATGTACCTGCTCGGGCGCAAGTTCCAGAATGCGCCCGTAGCCGGTGGATGCCGCCCCTCCAGCCTGTTCCACAACGTAGCCGATGGGATTGGCCTCGTACATCAGGCGCAGCTTGCCGGGCTTGGTCGCGTCCTTGGTATCCCGCGGGTACATGAAGATGCCGCCGCGCGTCAGCAAGCGGTATACATCGGCCACCATCGACCCCACCCAGCGCATGTTGAAGTCGCGCCCGCGCGGACCACTCTTGCCGGCTACGCATTCCGCGATATAGCGCTGTACCGGCGGCTGCCACCAGCGCTGGTTGGACGTATTGATGGCGAATTCGGACGTATGTTCGGGGATGCGGATGTCCGGCTGGGTAAGCAGAAACTCGCCGCTGGTTGGGTGCATCGTGAAACCCTGCACGCCGTGACCAAAGCACAGCACCAACACCGTCGCCGGGCCATACACGGCAAAGCCGGCACAGACCTGCGCCGTGCCTGCCTGCAGAAAATCGGCGTCACTGAGCCCGGCGGCGCCGCGCGGCGCACGCAGTATGGAAAAAATCGAGCCCACCGAGATATTGACGTCGATGTTGGACGAGCCATCGAGCGGGTCCAGCAGCACCAGATAGTCGCCACTCGCACCGGGCACCGGGTAGGGACCATCGAGCTCCTCCGAGGCGATGCCTGCG from Immundisolibacter sp. encodes:
- a CDS encoding 2-keto-4-pentenoate hydratase codes for the protein MTVDTETLVQLASRLQQAAVDRQCGTPLSDEFPHLDEADAYAIQDALVRLKGGVRSGYKLGFTSAAMRQQMGVDSPNSGVLLDSMRLTSPVLGAGVLIQPRVEPEIAILLECDLEGRELTPEHVARATAAVMPAIEVVDSRYADYRFKTVDNIADNSSAARYLLGPPRALADVDDLQLLGVQLSIDGVVVDQGLGAAALGSPLAAVAWLARHLAERGARLQAGQVILTGGLTRAHALNPGHTALAEFGGGLGSLMLQHALTGA
- a CDS encoding TolC family protein; translation: MPLRITPAARAVLLLAACTAGPVAAASLSFSEALALAVSATPALRMTAAQIDAARQAAIPAGALPDPKLSLGVDNLPTNGPDRYRLTEDFMTMRRVGVMQEFPNRAKRRARVERADGEVAVAEAESQITRQLVLRETAVAWIARASVEQQLAYIDALLEENRLFEAAVRAQIAGGKSPATDAVAPRQEAALIDGRADELVARRDQAMAALRRWVGASADAPLSGTAPDWPIADDVLKHALHRHPELMIFDSKLQVLDAEVAAAVATRKPDWALELAYQERGSQFSDMAMVQVTFDLPLFAASRQNPRIAARRAARVALDAEREAALREHTAMLETDLAEYRRLARAVTRQRTVLVPLAREKVQLASAAWRGANGGLMEVIAARRERIDAELEAIALDGARQQLAARLHYAYAAPSAELVGEQP
- a CDS encoding diguanylate cyclase; the protein is MPTPEFEASVETLAAVFRAIANHPLPGQGTSAAGFYKGFDDWARHLLTGAPPPGLAPTADAPPQRQWVPAQAFFRERRQAEQNGVQRRERELNGLAQDLLGALRDASVAYGEAAGAVEAGLQRVQTLLAGDSVEQLRAEFATMAGQMRATLNTQRATLTQQLTELRQRAQEAEQAREEFESQARELGTSLADIRQALEDARRQMQLDPLTQLYNRGAFDAALRRYIDLSFAGGQTLALLMLDLDHFKSINDRCGHQAGDGVLTAFANLLSRSFLRLDDFVARYGGEEFAVLVFVEGPAEVQRLVDSLFERVRALRLPALGPDTMLTCSVGYAILAQGDDDASVVARADAALYRAKHNGRDRLEGPD
- a CDS encoding class 1 fructose-bisphosphatase, which translates into the protein MSQPVSLTAYLTEAAVSHRIDEALVTVVQQIGAACREISGALNHAALAGILGATESANASGETQKKLDLVANDAFIHALGPTGVVAGIASEELDGPYPVPGASGDYLVLLDPLDGSSNIDVNISVGSIFSILRAPRGAAGLSDADFLQAGTAQVCAGFAVYGPATVLVLCFGHGVQGFTMHPTSGEFLLTQPDIRIPEHTSEFAINTSNQRWWQPPVQRYIAECVAGKSGPRGRDFNMRWVGSMVADVYRLLTRGGIFMYPRDTKDATKPGKLRLMYEANPIGYVVEQAGGAASTGYGRILELAPEQVHQRVAVIMGSREEVERVASYHAAD
- a CDS encoding VOC family protein, whose translation is MALEGLDHCAIRTTRLEQTRSFYVDGLGLEVGPRPPLSLPGYWLYAGGQAVVHLMEIGSHYEADVFGQSVTDQRGAEGPGVDHLAFRVSGLAAMRERLSALAIPYRELSMSAADLHQVFAVDPNGVIAELNFKASAEGV